The following coding sequences lie in one Nitratireductor mangrovi genomic window:
- a CDS encoding trimethylamine methyltransferase family protein, whose product MTTSSPSPTADRGRRGGRAGKRAAGSDAFEQKPFRQLIIPFEPTRGVSEDELEAIHLASLRVLKEIGIDVLHDDARAIMKKAGADVRPGDDRVRFDADMILEWMGHCPSEFTLHARNPEHNVRFGGNNIIFSLMASAPNCADNDSGRRPGNQLDYRNLLKLGQQHNIIQCTGGYPVEPIDIHPSIRHLECIRDLATLTDKAFHIYSLGKERNVDGIEIARIARGVSREQLADEPSSFTIINTNSPLKLDIPMMEGIIQMSGAGQAVVVTPFTLAGAMAPVTVAGALVEQNAEALAALAFTQMVRKGAPVGYGGFTSNVDMKSGAPAFGTPEYMKAQLVGGQLARRYNIPYRTSNVCAANTVDAQAAYESVFSLWGAIQGGGNLLMHGAGWLEGGLQCSYEKLILDIELLQMVAEFMTPLEVTEDALAVDAIRAVGPGGHFFGTEHTQSRYKTAFHQPMISDWRNYENWQLAGSPTAIDRANTLWKERLAAYQKPPMDPAIEEELNDFVERRIAEGGAPTDF is encoded by the coding sequence ATGACGACGTCGAGCCCCTCGCCCACGGCCGATCGCGGTCGCCGCGGTGGTCGCGCCGGCAAGCGCGCTGCAGGTTCGGACGCTTTCGAGCAGAAGCCATTCCGCCAGCTAATCATCCCTTTCGAACCGACACGCGGCGTTTCCGAGGACGAACTGGAAGCAATCCACCTGGCCTCGCTGCGCGTGCTCAAGGAGATCGGCATCGACGTCCTGCATGACGACGCCCGTGCCATCATGAAGAAGGCCGGTGCCGATGTGCGACCCGGCGACGACCGCGTGCGTTTCGACGCCGACATGATCCTGGAATGGATGGGCCACTGCCCGTCCGAATTCACGCTTCACGCCCGAAATCCCGAGCACAATGTCCGCTTCGGCGGCAACAACATCATCTTTTCGCTGATGGCCTCGGCGCCCAACTGCGCCGACAATGACAGCGGCCGCCGGCCCGGCAACCAGCTCGACTACCGCAACCTTCTGAAACTCGGGCAGCAGCACAACATCATTCAATGCACGGGCGGCTATCCGGTCGAGCCGATCGACATCCACCCTTCGATCAGGCACCTGGAATGCATTCGCGACCTCGCCACCCTCACCGACAAGGCCTTCCACATCTATTCGCTCGGCAAGGAGCGCAATGTCGACGGCATCGAGATCGCCCGCATCGCCCGCGGCGTCTCGCGCGAGCAACTGGCAGACGAGCCCTCATCCTTCACCATCATCAACACCAACTCGCCGCTCAAGCTCGACATCCCGATGATGGAGGGCATCATCCAGATGTCGGGCGCCGGGCAAGCCGTCGTCGTGACACCCTTCACGCTCGCCGGCGCGATGGCGCCGGTGACGGTCGCCGGCGCACTGGTCGAACAGAACGCCGAGGCGTTGGCCGCGCTCGCCTTCACGCAGATGGTGAGAAAAGGTGCGCCGGTCGGCTATGGCGGCTTCACCTCCAATGTCGACATGAAGTCGGGCGCGCCGGCCTTCGGCACGCCCGAATACATGAAGGCACAGCTTGTCGGCGGCCAGCTCGCGCGGCGCTACAATATCCCCTATCGCACCTCCAATGTCTGCGCGGCCAACACCGTCGACGCGCAGGCCGCCTATGAGAGCGTCTTTTCGCTGTGGGGCGCGATCCAGGGAGGCGGCAACCTCCTGATGCACGGCGCCGGCTGGCTCGAGGGCGGGCTGCAATGCTCCTACGAAAAGCTGATCCTCGACATCGAACTGCTGCAGATGGTGGCCGAGTTCATGACGCCGCTCGAAGTGACCGAGGACGCGCTTGCCGTGGACGCCATTCGCGCCGTCGGTCCCGGTGGCCACTTCTTCGGCACCGAACATACGCAATCGCGCTACAAGACCGCCTTCCATCAGCCGATGATTTCCGACTGGCGCAACTACGAGAACTGGCAGCTGGCCGGCAGCCCGACAGCGATCGACCGCGCCAACACGCTTTGGAAGGAGCGGCTTGCCGCCTATCAGAAGCCGCCTATGGACCCCGCGATCGAGGAGGAACTCAACGATTTCGTCGAGCGTCGCATCGCCGAAGGCGGCGCCCCGACGGACTTTTGA
- a CDS encoding SMI1/KNR4 family protein, translating into MLRRKLIEGGIASPDEIRGCTQAEIRQIEDRYGPLPDAYKEILRLIGHGAGRLVDRMEFWIYADRLDEVNRHGRSAMQDFEADGVSLPETGPVFFISARQGDYPTFIPASEGSDAAVFMMNGDRNTVERIHDSVWDWIMEFVRDAEYFIGKGLR; encoded by the coding sequence TTGCTGCGCCGGAAGCTGATCGAGGGCGGAATCGCATCCCCGGACGAAATACGCGGTTGCACCCAGGCGGAAATCCGACAGATCGAGGATCGCTACGGCCCGCTGCCGGACGCGTACAAGGAAATTCTGCGTCTCATCGGCCACGGCGCCGGTCGGCTCGTCGACCGCATGGAGTTCTGGATCTACGCCGATCGGCTCGACGAGGTGAATCGCCACGGCCGAAGCGCGATGCAGGATTTCGAAGCTGACGGCGTGTCACTGCCGGAGACGGGACCCGTATTCTTCATTTCGGCGCGGCAGGGCGACTATCCGACATTCATCCCGGCTAGCGAGGGTTCGGACGCTGCCGTGTTCATGATGAACGGAGACCGGAACACCGTTGAGCGTATCCATGATTCGGTATGGGACTGGATCATGGAATTCGTTCGAGACGCGGAATATTTTATCGGCAAAGGCCTGCGGTAG
- a CDS encoding nitroreductase family protein yields MANHTTSLHAPAVNLAEAEAAVDLPPIGSRERYDVLMQVVTNRVTVRAFDPDFEVPREHFELILEAARHAPSGANSQPWHFIVVTDKALKAEISGYFVEEQRRRAKLKMKFPTPDYRGLETAPGLIVVATDFRWVNAFPVLRDDESDLNRMYRENAERILLQSVAAATMSAHLAAAALGYNVWWVTAIGQEAAQEAMKPRLGIPEELSILDIMAFGPPAKTPYKRWRRDLDAITNWNRFDPGHHMSDAELDDWIHNQRHRVMYKDASKID; encoded by the coding sequence ATGGCCAATCATACAACATCTTTGCACGCACCGGCGGTCAATCTTGCCGAGGCCGAGGCCGCCGTCGACCTGCCGCCGATCGGTTCGCGCGAACGCTACGACGTCCTGATGCAGGTGGTGACGAACCGCGTCACCGTGCGCGCCTTCGATCCCGATTTCGAGGTGCCTCGCGAGCATTTCGAGCTGATCCTGGAGGCTGCACGCCACGCGCCGTCCGGCGCCAACTCGCAGCCTTGGCATTTCATCGTCGTCACCGACAAGGCGCTGAAGGCCGAGATTTCGGGCTATTTCGTCGAGGAACAGCGCCGCCGCGCCAAGCTGAAGATGAAGTTCCCGACGCCCGACTATCGCGGGCTCGAGACCGCGCCCGGCCTGATCGTCGTTGCCACCGATTTTCGCTGGGTAAACGCCTTCCCCGTGCTCAGGGACGACGAATCCGACCTGAACCGCATGTACAGGGAAAACGCCGAGCGCATCCTGTTGCAGTCGGTTGCCGCCGCCACCATGTCCGCGCACCTCGCCGCCGCAGCCCTCGGCTACAATGTCTGGTGGGTCACCGCGATCGGCCAGGAGGCGGCGCAGGAGGCGATGAAACCGCGCCTCGGCATTCCGGAGGAACTGTCTATCCTCGACATCATGGCCTTCGGACCGCCGGCCAAGACGCCTTACAAGCGCTGGCGGCGCGACCTCGATGCGATCACCAACTGGAACCGCTTCGATCCCGGACATCACATGAGCGACGCCGAACTGGACGACTGGATCCACAACCAGCGCCACCGCGTCATGTACAAGGACGCCTCCAAGATCGACTGA
- a CDS encoding M24 family metallopeptidase — protein sequence MTTLDWHAGRSDLAAIATLDRAPQDGGIDLVAVRAYRLGRVRAEMAKRDIAALILSDPVNIRYATGTRNMQVFSARNTPSRYLLVTADRTILYEFTGCMHLADGYEMVDEVRPALTASFVAAGPRIAARERAWAREIALTLKELVGSRSTVGLERMNAGAALALKEHGVCIVDAQEPVEMARAVKSAEEMKCVRASLRATEVAVGRMRGAIRPGLTENQLWSVMHQAVIAQDGDYCETRLLSSGERTNPWFQESGPRIIGDNELIALDTDVVGCHGYYSDFSRTFHSGPGRPSAAQRELYRTAREQVEHNMAILRPGLTFRDYAEKAWDIPEKYHANRYYLSAHGCGMTGEYPYLYHRADFPAAGYDGVIEPGMTLCVESYIGEEGGSEGVKLEQQILVTETGIELLSEFPFEDALLAGNA from the coding sequence ATGACCACGCTCGACTGGCATGCCGGGCGCAGCGACCTGGCCGCGATCGCGACGCTGGACCGGGCACCGCAGGACGGTGGCATCGACCTCGTCGCCGTGCGCGCCTACCGGCTGGGTCGCGTTCGCGCCGAAATGGCGAAGCGCGACATTGCCGCCCTCATCCTGTCGGACCCCGTCAACATCCGATACGCCACCGGCACGCGCAACATGCAGGTCTTTTCGGCGCGCAACACGCCGTCGCGCTATCTGCTCGTGACCGCCGATCGCACCATCCTCTATGAATTCACCGGCTGCATGCATCTGGCCGACGGCTATGAGATGGTCGACGAGGTGCGCCCTGCACTGACCGCCAGCTTCGTCGCCGCCGGCCCGCGCATTGCCGCGCGCGAGCGTGCCTGGGCAAGGGAGATAGCCCTGACGCTCAAGGAACTGGTCGGCTCGAGGTCAACGGTCGGGCTCGAACGAATGAACGCCGGCGCGGCGCTGGCGCTGAAGGAGCACGGCGTGTGCATCGTCGACGCTCAGGAACCGGTCGAGATGGCGCGCGCCGTCAAGTCTGCCGAGGAGATGAAATGCGTACGCGCGTCACTCCGTGCCACTGAAGTCGCGGTCGGCCGCATGCGCGGGGCGATCCGCCCCGGCCTGACGGAGAACCAGCTCTGGTCGGTCATGCATCAGGCGGTCATCGCCCAGGATGGCGACTATTGCGAGACCCGCCTGCTCTCCTCCGGCGAGCGGACTAATCCGTGGTTCCAGGAATCTGGCCCGCGCATCATCGGCGACAACGAGCTGATCGCGCTCGATACCGACGTCGTCGGCTGCCACGGCTACTATTCCGACTTCTCGCGAACGTTCCATTCCGGACCAGGCCGGCCGAGCGCGGCGCAACGCGAACTCTACCGGACCGCGCGCGAGCAGGTCGAGCACAACATGGCGATCCTCCGGCCCGGCCTGACCTTCCGCGATTACGCTGAAAAAGCCTGGGACATCCCGGAAAAATACCATGCCAACCGCTACTACCTGTCGGCGCATGGCTGCGGGATGACGGGTGAATATCCCTATCTCTACCACAGGGCGGACTTCCCGGCCGCCGGCTATGATGGCGTCATCGAGCCGGGCATGACGTTGTGCGTGGAAAGCTACATCGGCGAGGAAGGCGGCAGCGAAGGCGTCAAGCTGGAACAGCAGATCCTCGTCACCGAAACCGGCATCGAGCTCCTTTCCGAATTTCCCTTCGAAGATGCGCTGCTCGCAGGCAACGCATGA
- a CDS encoding fatty acid desaturase: MTRQHSRGGIGPVEWPTVGLIFICYGSWLAAGFYLWPLYPAFAIVVLGVILALQSSLMHEASHGHPTRNARLNEALVALPVGLVWPFRRFKAIHLRHHADERLTDPFDDPESYYRALWKHEALPPAMKFLLGANNTMLGRLLINPWLGSIGFFIADIRLMAAGERSVRKAWLLHAAGLAAVIPVVVLVFDMPLWLYVVGPVWIGQALISIRTYAEHQWSERPDGRTIIVERSPLALLFLNNNLHLVHHKLPNAPWYRLPGLFAERRAEWVARNDGYVYPNYLALFRAFALKAKEPVVHPALRRAPEPGRAFRPRVRSHGVGNLGGTVPVPARPPKD; the protein is encoded by the coding sequence ATGACCAGGCAACACTCCCGCGGCGGCATCGGCCCCGTGGAATGGCCCACAGTGGGGCTGATTTTCATCTGCTACGGAAGCTGGTTGGCAGCCGGCTTCTACCTGTGGCCGCTTTATCCAGCCTTCGCCATTGTTGTGCTGGGTGTCATCCTCGCCCTGCAATCCTCATTGATGCACGAGGCCTCGCACGGCCATCCGACGCGCAATGCTCGTCTCAACGAGGCCCTGGTAGCGCTGCCGGTCGGGCTCGTGTGGCCGTTCCGGCGTTTCAAGGCCATTCATTTGCGGCACCATGCCGACGAACGCCTCACCGACCCGTTCGACGATCCCGAGAGCTACTACCGGGCGCTTTGGAAGCACGAGGCGCTGCCGCCGGCGATGAAGTTTCTGCTTGGCGCCAACAACACCATGCTCGGCCGGTTGCTCATCAATCCCTGGCTCGGCAGCATCGGCTTCTTCATCGCCGATATCCGGCTGATGGCGGCGGGCGAACGCTCGGTCCGAAAGGCATGGCTCCTGCATGCGGCGGGGCTGGCCGCGGTCATTCCTGTCGTGGTGCTGGTTTTCGACATGCCGCTCTGGCTCTACGTCGTCGGTCCGGTCTGGATCGGGCAGGCGCTGATCTCGATTCGCACCTATGCCGAGCACCAGTGGTCGGAACGACCCGACGGTCGCACCATCATCGTGGAACGGTCACCGCTGGCGTTGCTGTTCCTCAACAACAATTTGCATCTTGTGCATCACAAGCTGCCCAACGCCCCGTGGTACCGTTTGCCGGGACTGTTTGCCGAACGGCGCGCCGAGTGGGTCGCGCGCAACGACGGTTATGTCTATCCGAACTACCTGGCCCTGTTTCGCGCCTTTGCGCTCAAGGCCAAGGAGCCGGTCGTGCATCCCGCATTGCGTCGTGCGCCCGAGCCCGGTCGCGCTTTCCGCCCCCGTGTGCGCAGCCACGGCGTCGGCAATCTCGGCGGCACCGTGCCGGTGCCGGCAAGGCCGCCGAAAGACTGA
- a CDS encoding helix-turn-helix domain-containing protein yields the protein MDKRDLSGQFRERLKALLQRSGANQSAFASSVGIDRSALSQLLSGATTRLPRAETLMNIAERYRVSLDWLLGLSQDEGLTGEIRETFEIEESGGGFDRTLLAKWHAEAAGTKIRYVPAGLPDLLRTDALIEYEANITSRSRESQYDETQYRIDYTRRPETDMEVCMPRHMLDIFAAGMGVWREFPERSRRAQLEHMARLLDELYPAFRLFLYDGLARYSIPYTIFGPYRAAIFAGDMYLVLNATSAIQTLTRHFDNLIRAAVINPHESAAYAAELAKRSSSGFSPHLDRLT from the coding sequence ATGGACAAGCGCGACCTCTCCGGACAGTTCCGCGAGCGCCTCAAGGCGCTGCTGCAGCGTTCCGGCGCCAATCAATCAGCCTTTGCGTCGAGCGTTGGCATCGACCGTTCCGCGCTCTCGCAGCTCCTCTCGGGAGCCACCACCCGGCTGCCGCGCGCCGAAACGCTGATGAACATCGCCGAGCGCTATCGCGTCTCGCTCGACTGGCTTCTTGGCCTCAGCCAGGACGAAGGCCTGACCGGCGAAATCCGTGAGACCTTCGAGATCGAGGAAAGCGGCGGCGGCTTTGATCGCACGCTCCTCGCCAAATGGCACGCCGAGGCAGCCGGAACCAAGATCCGCTACGTGCCTGCCGGCCTGCCCGATCTCCTGCGCACCGACGCGCTGATCGAATACGAGGCCAACATCACCAGCCGCAGCCGCGAAAGCCAGTACGACGAAACCCAGTACCGCATCGACTACACCCGCCGCCCGGAGACCGACATGGAGGTGTGCATGCCACGCCACATGCTCGACATCTTCGCCGCCGGCATGGGTGTTTGGCGCGAATTCCCCGAGCGCTCGCGCCGCGCTCAGCTCGAACACATGGCCCGGCTTCTGGACGAACTCTACCCCGCCTTCCGCCTGTTTCTCTATGACGGGCTGGCGCGTTATTCGATCCCCTACACGATCTTCGGACCCTATCGCGCCGCAATCTTCGCCGGAGACATGTATCTGGTCCTGAACGCCACCTCGGCGATCCAGACGCTGACCCGTCATTTCGACAATCTGATCCGCGCTGCCGTCATCAATCCGCACGAATCGGCAGCCTACGCCGCTGAGTTGGCAAAGAGGTCGAGTTCCGGTTTCTCGCCGCATCTCGATCGATTGACGTGA
- a CDS encoding GcvT family protein: MKSHAKVVVIGGGVVGCSVLYHLARAGWTDIVLIERSELTSGSSWHAAGGFHTLNGDPNVAKLQAYTVQLYRELEELSGQSCSLHLTGGVMMADSPERMDFLRLAHAKGRYLGMDTELITPSEAKAMFPFMDESHFVGAMWDPVEGHLDPSGTTHAYAKAARKLGAEIVLRNRVVELTQEADGTWNVVTEQGTVRCEHVVNCGGLWAREVGRMVGVELPLLAMEHMYLLTEPMPEVEAFNRETGREMVGVLDFKGEIYTRQERNGILLGTYEKACKPWSPRETPWDFGHELLQPDLDRIAPSLEIGFRHFPGIANAGIKQVINGPFTFAPDGNPLVGPVQGLTNFWCACAVMAGFSQGGGVGLALSNWMVNGDPGFDVWGMDVARFGEWASLRYTNAKVRENYSRRFSIRFPNEELPAARPAQTTPLYDTMVAQNAVMGDSWGLETPLWFAPEGSEAKDIVSFHRSNDFDHVGNEVRRTRESVGVTEIANFAKYEVSGSGSEDFLNRLMTNRMPRAGRIVLTPMLNEFGKLIGDFTIAKAAEDRFMIWGSSAAAKYHMRWFEKHLPNDGTVRIHRFDQTLVGLSIAGPKSQKLLQKLVDADVSSKAFRFMDFREMAVAGAPCMVNRITYTGDLGYEIWMQPAYERLVYEGIKQAGEEFGIVDFGMRALLSMRLEKNFPTWFRELRPIYGPFEGAMERFVKLEKNDFIGREAAAAEHANGPKLRRVSMVVDALDADVMGDEPIWARVDGRDFGTVEKPHGYGAPRFGRDGKEVRGSAAADGASSVRGIRDGDWSVVGWVTSGGYAHHVGKSMAQGYVPVELAENETDGLFEIEILGHRRPARINVEPLFDPTGEKMRS, from the coding sequence ATGAAATCCCATGCAAAAGTGGTTGTGATCGGTGGCGGCGTCGTCGGCTGTTCGGTGCTCTATCACCTCGCCCGGGCAGGCTGGACCGACATTGTTCTGATCGAGCGATCGGAGCTCACGTCGGGATCGTCATGGCATGCCGCGGGCGGCTTCCATACGCTCAATGGCGATCCCAACGTCGCCAAGCTGCAGGCCTACACGGTGCAGCTCTACAGGGAGCTGGAGGAGCTTTCGGGCCAGTCATGCTCGCTTCACCTGACCGGCGGCGTGATGATGGCCGACAGCCCCGAGCGCATGGATTTCCTCAGGCTCGCCCACGCCAAGGGCCGCTATCTCGGCATGGACACCGAACTGATCACGCCTTCCGAAGCCAAGGCGATGTTCCCCTTCATGGACGAGAGCCATTTCGTCGGCGCCATGTGGGACCCCGTCGAAGGCCATCTCGATCCCTCGGGCACCACCCACGCCTACGCAAAGGCGGCCCGCAAGCTCGGCGCCGAAATCGTCCTGCGCAACCGGGTCGTCGAACTCACCCAGGAAGCCGACGGGACCTGGAACGTCGTCACCGAGCAGGGCACGGTGCGCTGCGAGCATGTCGTCAATTGCGGCGGCCTGTGGGCGCGAGAGGTCGGTCGCATGGTCGGCGTCGAACTGCCGCTGCTCGCCATGGAGCATATGTATCTGCTGACCGAGCCGATGCCGGAAGTCGAGGCCTTCAATCGGGAAACCGGCCGCGAGATGGTCGGGGTGCTGGATTTCAAGGGGGAGATCTATACCCGCCAGGAACGCAACGGCATTCTGCTCGGAACCTACGAGAAGGCGTGCAAGCCGTGGTCGCCGCGCGAGACACCTTGGGATTTCGGCCACGAATTGCTGCAGCCGGACCTCGACCGCATCGCGCCGTCACTTGAGATCGGCTTCAGGCACTTCCCTGGCATAGCCAATGCCGGCATCAAGCAGGTGATCAACGGTCCTTTCACTTTCGCGCCGGACGGCAACCCGCTGGTCGGCCCCGTGCAGGGGCTGACCAATTTCTGGTGTGCCTGCGCAGTCATGGCCGGCTTCAGCCAGGGCGGCGGCGTCGGCCTCGCGCTCTCAAACTGGATGGTCAATGGCGATCCCGGCTTCGACGTCTGGGGCATGGATGTCGCCCGCTTCGGCGAATGGGCGAGCCTGCGCTACACCAATGCCAAGGTGCGCGAGAACTATTCGCGCCGTTTCTCGATCCGCTTTCCCAACGAGGAACTGCCGGCGGCGCGACCGGCCCAGACGACGCCGCTCTACGACACCATGGTCGCGCAGAACGCGGTGATGGGCGACAGCTGGGGCCTCGAAACGCCACTCTGGTTCGCGCCCGAAGGAAGCGAGGCAAAGGACATCGTCTCCTTCCACCGCTCCAACGATTTCGACCACGTCGGCAACGAGGTGCGCAGGACGCGCGAATCGGTCGGCGTGACCGAGATCGCCAATTTCGCGAAATACGAAGTCAGCGGGTCCGGTTCGGAAGATTTCCTCAACCGGCTGATGACCAATCGCATGCCGCGGGCCGGGCGCATCGTGCTGACCCCGATGCTCAACGAGTTCGGCAAGCTGATCGGCGACTTCACGATCGCGAAGGCCGCGGAGGACCGCTTCATGATCTGGGGTTCGTCCGCGGCCGCGAAGTACCATATGCGCTGGTTCGAAAAACACCTGCCGAATGACGGTACCGTCCGTATCCATCGTTTCGACCAGACCCTCGTCGGACTGTCGATCGCCGGCCCGAAATCACAAAAGCTGCTTCAGAAACTGGTCGATGCCGACGTCTCGTCCAAGGCGTTCCGCTTCATGGATTTCCGCGAGATGGCGGTCGCCGGCGCGCCGTGCATGGTCAACCGCATCACCTACACCGGCGATCTAGGCTACGAGATCTGGATGCAGCCAGCCTATGAACGGTTGGTCTATGAGGGGATCAAGCAGGCCGGCGAGGAATTCGGCATCGTCGATTTCGGCATGCGGGCGCTGCTGTCGATGCGGCTCGAAAAGAACTTCCCGACCTGGTTTCGCGAGCTCCGGCCGATCTACGGCCCGTTCGAGGGCGCGATGGAGCGTTTCGTCAAGCTCGAGAAGAACGATTTCATCGGGCGCGAGGCGGCAGCAGCCGAACACGCCAACGGGCCGAAACTGAGGCGGGTGTCGATGGTCGTTGACGCGCTCGACGCCGACGTGATGGGCGACGAGCCGATCTGGGCCAGGGTCGACGGCCGCGATTTCGGCACCGTGGAAAAGCCGCACGGCTATGGCGCTCCGCGGTTTGGACGGGACGGCAAGGAGGTGCGCGGTTCGGCGGCGGCGGACGGTGCCTCGAGCGTGCGGGGCATCCGCGACGGCGACTGGAGCGTGGTCGGCTGGGTGACCTCCGGCGGCTACGCGCACCATGTCGGCAAATCGATGGCGCAGGGATACGTGCCGGTCGAACTGGCCGAGAACGAAACAGACGGGCTCTTCGAGATCGAGATCCTCGGCCACCGCCGCCCGGCACGCATCAATGTCGAGCCATTGTTCGACCCGACCGGCGAAAAGATGCGCTCATAG
- a CDS encoding M24 family metallopeptidase, translated as MDTDPKAGFGRHRKIMPFLPDLADPRDEAALLKASREKAGLLNQHVLGYGALAEAEWAAAGIPDPDLGAMRRYRLERIRAELARHDYAGLIVYDPVNIRYATDSTNMQLWVTHNATRFCFVGANGRVILYDYHHSEHLSDHSGVVDEVRPCLSTIFMYGGDLITERIGRWADEVADLVRTECGTNRRIAFDLLQPDAYAALVARGISVHDGQQVIERARSVKSPDEILCMRRAITACERAMGEMEAGLRPGMSENDLWALLHHGNIVRGGEWIETRLLASGPRTNPWFQESSSRVIEAGDLVAFDTDLIGPYGFCADISRTWLAGDGLPDGEQRTLYGIAADQVAHNTALLKPGMSFRELWETAKLLPEDCLPNRYGCLYHGAGLCDEYPTIPYPQDVEPDIPADDVLLPGMVLCVESYTGRLGGHEGVKLEQQVLITETGCEQLSAYPLDERLG; from the coding sequence ATGGACACAGACCCCAAAGCCGGCTTCGGCCGCCATCGCAAGATCATGCCGTTCCTGCCCGACCTCGCGGACCCACGCGACGAAGCCGCACTGCTCAAGGCCTCACGTGAAAAGGCAGGCTTGCTCAACCAGCACGTACTTGGCTACGGCGCGCTGGCCGAGGCCGAATGGGCGGCCGCCGGCATTCCCGATCCCGACCTTGGCGCCATGCGCCGATACCGCCTCGAGCGTATCCGCGCCGAGCTTGCCCGGCACGACTATGCCGGCCTGATTGTCTACGATCCCGTCAATATCCGCTACGCCACCGACAGCACCAACATGCAGCTCTGGGTGACGCACAATGCCACCCGCTTCTGCTTTGTCGGCGCCAATGGCCGGGTGATCCTCTACGACTACCACCACAGCGAACATCTTTCCGACCATTCCGGGGTGGTCGACGAGGTGCGCCCATGCCTTTCGACGATCTTCATGTATGGCGGGGACCTGATCACCGAGCGCATCGGCCGCTGGGCCGACGAGGTCGCCGACCTTGTGCGCACCGAATGCGGCACGAACCGCCGCATCGCCTTCGATCTGCTGCAGCCGGACGCCTACGCCGCGCTGGTCGCCCGCGGTATCTCGGTGCATGACGGCCAGCAGGTCATCGAGCGGGCGCGGTCCGTCAAGTCGCCCGACGAAATCCTGTGCATGCGCCGCGCGATCACCGCCTGCGAGCGCGCCATGGGTGAAATGGAGGCGGGTCTGCGGCCCGGGATGAGCGAGAACGATCTCTGGGCGCTGCTGCACCATGGCAACATCGTGCGCGGCGGCGAATGGATCGAAACCCGGCTGCTGGCCTCCGGTCCCCGTACCAATCCCTGGTTCCAGGAGTCGTCGTCGCGCGTCATCGAGGCTGGCGACCTCGTCGCCTTCGACACTGACCTCATCGGGCCCTACGGCTTTTGCGCCGACATCTCGCGTACATGGCTGGCCGGTGACGGGTTGCCAGATGGCGAACAACGCACGCTCTACGGCATTGCCGCAGATCAGGTCGCGCACAACACCGCGCTGCTGAAACCCGGAATGAGTTTCCGGGAACTCTGGGAAACCGCGAAGCTGCTTCCCGAGGACTGCCTGCCCAACCGCTATGGCTGCCTCTATCACGGCGCTGGGCTTTGCGACGAGTACCCGACCATCCCCTATCCGCAGGATGTGGAGCCCGACATTCCGGCCGACGACGTGCTTCTGCCGGGCATGGTGTTGTGCGTGGAAAGCTACACCGGCCGTCTCGGCGGCCATGAAGGCGTCAAGCTCGAACAGCAGGTTCTGATTACGGAAACGGGCTGCGAGCAGTTGTCCGCCTACCCGCTCGACGAGCGGCTGGGCTAG